The following proteins are encoded in a genomic region of Burkholderia pyrrocinia:
- a CDS encoding acetyl-CoA C-acetyltransferase, whose translation MTDVVIVSAARTAVGKFGGSLAKIAAPELGATVIRAVLERAGVKPDQVSEVILGQVLTAGSGQNPARQSLIKAGLPAAVPGMTINKVCGSGLKAVMLAANAIVAGDADIVIAGGQENMSASPHVLPGSRDGFRMGDAKLVDTMIVDGLWDVYNQYHMGITAENVAKEYGITRDEQDAFAALSQNKAEAAQKAGRFNDEIVPVSIPQRKGEPLQFATDEFVRHGVTAEALAGLKPAFSKDGTVTAANASGLNDGAAAVLVMSAKKAAALGLTPLARIKAYANAGVDPSVMGMGPVPASRRCLERAGWTPGDLDLMEINEAFAAQALAVHKQMGWDTSKVNVNGGAIAIGHPIGASGCRILVTLLHEMAKRDAKRGLASLCIGGGMGVALAVERP comes from the coding sequence ATGACGGACGTAGTGATCGTATCGGCCGCGCGGACCGCGGTCGGCAAATTCGGCGGCTCGCTTGCGAAGATTGCGGCGCCCGAGCTGGGCGCGACGGTGATCCGCGCGGTGCTGGAACGTGCGGGCGTGAAGCCCGATCAGGTCAGCGAAGTGATCCTGGGCCAGGTGCTGACGGCCGGCTCGGGGCAGAACCCGGCGCGGCAATCGCTGATCAAGGCCGGGTTGCCGGCGGCAGTGCCGGGGATGACGATCAACAAGGTGTGCGGCTCGGGCCTGAAGGCCGTGATGCTGGCGGCGAATGCGATCGTCGCGGGCGACGCGGACATCGTGATCGCGGGCGGCCAGGAAAACATGAGCGCGTCGCCGCACGTGCTGCCGGGCTCGCGCGACGGGTTCCGGATGGGTGACGCGAAGCTGGTCGACACGATGATCGTCGACGGCCTGTGGGACGTGTACAACCAGTACCACATGGGCATCACGGCGGAGAACGTCGCGAAGGAATACGGGATCACGCGCGACGAGCAGGACGCGTTCGCGGCGCTGTCGCAGAACAAGGCGGAAGCGGCGCAGAAGGCCGGGCGCTTCAACGACGAGATCGTGCCGGTGTCGATCCCGCAACGCAAGGGCGAGCCGCTGCAGTTCGCGACCGACGAGTTCGTGCGTCACGGCGTGACGGCGGAAGCGCTGGCGGGGCTGAAGCCGGCGTTCTCGAAGGACGGCACGGTGACGGCGGCGAACGCGTCGGGGCTGAACGACGGCGCGGCGGCGGTGCTGGTGATGTCGGCGAAGAAGGCAGCGGCGCTGGGCCTGACGCCGCTGGCGCGGATCAAGGCGTACGCGAATGCGGGCGTGGATCCGAGCGTGATGGGGATGGGCCCGGTGCCGGCGTCGCGCCGGTGTCTGGAGCGCGCGGGCTGGACGCCGGGCGACCTGGACCTGATGGAGATCAACGAGGCGTTCGCGGCGCAGGCGCTGGCGGTGCACAAGCAGATGGGCTGGGACACGTCGAAGGTGAACGTGAATGGCGGCGCGATTGCGATCGGTCACCCGATCGGCGCGTCGGGCTGCCGGATCCTGGTGACGCTGCTGCACGAGATGGCCAAGCGCGATGCGAAGCGCGGTCTGGCGTCGCTGTGCATCGGCGGCGGGATGGGCGTCGCGCTCGCGGTCGAGCGTCCGTAA
- a CDS encoding sugar kinase, with product MTAAFPEILALGEAMIEFNQSQPGRPEFLQGFGGDTSNFCIAAARQGASTGFVSAIGDDPFGRLLADMWRAERVDTTYVRIDRAAPTGVYFVTHGADGHQFDYLRAGSAASRYAAGDLPLDVLAAAKAVHLSGISLAISTAACDAAFAAIDHVRRNGAKVSFDTNLRLKLWPLPRARAVMREALRQTDICLPSWDDVTALTGANDRDAIVDAMLEHGPQVVALKLGKEGAYVATPNERRVVPGFAVEAVDATGAGDCFGGAFVARIVAGDDPFAAARYANAAAALSTTGYGAVAPIPHCDAVERLMQG from the coding sequence ATGACCGCCGCATTTCCGGAGATCCTCGCGCTCGGCGAGGCGATGATCGAATTCAACCAGTCGCAGCCGGGCCGGCCCGAATTCCTGCAGGGCTTCGGCGGCGACACGTCGAACTTCTGCATCGCCGCGGCGCGCCAGGGTGCGTCGACGGGCTTCGTGTCGGCGATCGGCGACGATCCGTTCGGTCGCCTGCTGGCCGACATGTGGCGCGCGGAACGCGTCGATACGACGTACGTGCGGATCGACCGCGCGGCGCCGACCGGCGTGTATTTCGTCACGCACGGCGCCGACGGCCACCAGTTCGACTATCTGCGCGCGGGCTCCGCGGCGAGCCGCTATGCGGCGGGCGACCTGCCGCTGGACGTGCTGGCGGCCGCGAAGGCCGTGCACCTGTCGGGCATCAGCCTCGCGATCAGCACGGCCGCGTGCGACGCTGCGTTCGCGGCGATCGACCATGTGCGCCGCAACGGCGCGAAGGTCAGCTTCGATACGAACCTGCGCCTGAAGCTGTGGCCGCTGCCACGCGCCCGCGCGGTGATGCGCGAGGCGCTGCGCCAGACGGACATCTGCCTGCCGAGCTGGGACGACGTCACGGCGCTCACGGGCGCGAACGATCGCGACGCGATCGTCGATGCGATGCTCGAACACGGGCCGCAGGTCGTCGCGCTGAAACTCGGCAAGGAAGGCGCCTATGTGGCGACGCCGAACGAGCGGCGCGTCGTGCCGGGCTTCGCGGTCGAGGCCGTCGATGCAACCGGCGCGGGCGACTGTTTCGGCGGCGCATTCGTTGCGCGGATCGTCGCGGGCGACGATCCGTTCGCGGCGGCGCGTTATGCGAACGCGGCAGCAGCATTGTCGACGACGGGCTACGGCGCGGTCGCGCCGATTCCGCACTGCGATGCGGTGGAGCGCCTGATGCAAGGCTGA
- a CDS encoding 3-ketoacyl-ACP reductase has protein sequence MSQRIAYVTGGMGGIGTSICQRLLKDGFKVVAGCGPNSPRRVKWIEAQKALGYDFIASEGNVGDWDSTKEAFDKVKAEVGEIDVLVNNAGITRDVVFRKMTHEDWTAVIDTNLTSLFNVTKQVIDGMVERGWGRIINISSVNGQKGQFGQTNYSTAKAGIHGFSMSLAQEVATKGVTVNTVSPGYIGTDMVKAIRPDVLEKIVATIPVRRLGGPEEIGSIVAWLASNDSGFATGADFSLNGGLHMG, from the coding sequence ATGTCTCAGCGAATTGCGTACGTAACGGGCGGGATGGGCGGCATCGGCACCAGCATCTGCCAGCGTCTGTTGAAAGACGGCTTCAAGGTGGTCGCGGGTTGCGGCCCGAACTCGCCGCGCCGTGTGAAATGGATCGAGGCCCAGAAGGCGCTCGGGTACGATTTCATCGCGTCGGAAGGTAACGTCGGCGACTGGGACTCGACCAAGGAAGCGTTCGACAAGGTCAAGGCCGAAGTCGGCGAGATCGACGTGCTGGTCAACAACGCGGGCATTACGCGCGACGTCGTGTTCCGCAAGATGACGCACGAAGACTGGACCGCCGTGATCGACACCAACCTGACGAGCCTGTTCAACGTGACCAAGCAGGTGATCGACGGGATGGTGGAGCGCGGCTGGGGCCGGATCATCAACATCTCGTCGGTGAACGGCCAGAAGGGGCAATTCGGCCAGACCAACTACTCGACCGCGAAGGCCGGCATCCACGGCTTCTCGATGTCGCTCGCACAGGAAGTCGCGACGAAGGGCGTGACGGTCAACACCGTGTCGCCGGGCTACATCGGCACCGACATGGTGAAGGCGATCCGTCCCGACGTGCTCGAGAAGATCGTCGCGACGATCCCGGTGCGGCGTCTCGGCGGGCCGGAGGAAATCGGCTCGATCGTCGCGTGGCTCGCGTCGAACGATTCCGGCTTCGCGACGGGCGCCGACTTCTCGCTGAACGGCGGCCTGCACATGGGCTGA
- a CDS encoding lysozyme inhibitor LprI family protein yields the protein MTVVRSIEIQSHTNESRDAPRLMVCVCAGAGVCLSYPKRRGLRRAGPSLAKRSIGSRVRQDVRCRVDAVRPRKTNRLRVSMQGIRTASAGRLAGLASMFMMGVGLAVPGFAMDCAKAVQSIEKRICTNPVLRAADARMNLAYAGALKVAPDTAIHNMLVRSQRRWIGARNNRLDADYDGHPLAVDEVRKAIDRRTAVLADQSGKGLIAQAQAERQWLAKYTGGPLTGFDANCDFIPDDASGAHVSYACFGAVHVQHRARVCSQSEDWATGAVYQYRSVSAADGGKMRPVAFCEGQAHASACDNGGAQSRWTRAGASGGDNRAPAPPTGLPQLDAEMWPIGDGDDAEWFERCLTAAKFP from the coding sequence ATGACCGTTGTCCGATCGATCGAGATCCAGTCACATACGAATGAAAGCCGGGACGCGCCGCGCCTGATGGTGTGCGTTTGTGCCGGCGCGGGTGTTTGCCTGTCGTACCCGAAGCGGCGCGGACTGCGACGCGCAGGGCCATCTTTGGCGAAACGCAGTATCGGTTCCCGGGTGCGACAAGATGTTCGATGCCGCGTCGATGCGGTGCGGCCGAGAAAAACAAACCGACTGAGAGTGAGCATGCAAGGGATTCGAACGGCGTCGGCCGGCCGGTTGGCAGGTCTTGCTTCGATGTTCATGATGGGCGTTGGCTTGGCCGTTCCGGGCTTTGCGATGGATTGCGCGAAAGCCGTGCAATCGATCGAGAAGCGCATCTGCACGAACCCCGTGCTGCGGGCGGCCGATGCGCGAATGAATTTGGCCTATGCGGGCGCGCTGAAGGTCGCGCCGGACACTGCGATCCACAACATGCTGGTGCGTAGCCAGCGCCGCTGGATCGGCGCGCGCAACAACCGTCTCGATGCCGATTACGATGGCCATCCGCTGGCCGTCGACGAAGTGCGCAAGGCCATCGATCGGCGCACCGCTGTGCTGGCCGATCAGTCGGGCAAAGGGCTGATTGCGCAAGCGCAGGCCGAGCGCCAGTGGCTCGCGAAATACACGGGCGGCCCGTTGACCGGTTTCGATGCAAACTGCGATTTCATTCCCGACGATGCGAGTGGTGCGCACGTTTCATATGCGTGTTTCGGCGCGGTGCATGTGCAGCATCGTGCGCGGGTCTGTAGCCAGAGTGAAGACTGGGCGACCGGCGCGGTTTATCAATACCGCTCGGTGAGTGCGGCGGATGGCGGGAAGATGCGACCGGTGGCGTTCTGCGAGGGGCAGGCACATGCGAGTGCGTGCGATAACGGCGGGGCACAATCGAGGTGGACGCGTGCGGGAGCGTCTGGTGGCGACAACCGCGCGCCCGCGCCGCCAACCGGGTTGCCGCAACTCGATGCGGAAATGTGGCCGATCGGCGACGGGGACGATGCGGAGTGGTTCGAGCGGTGTCTGACGGCGGCGAAGTTTCCGTGA
- the bktB gene encoding beta-ketothiolase BktB — protein sequence MQREVVVVSGVRTAIGDFGGSLKDIAPTELGAKVVREVLQRAQVSGDEVGHVVFGNVVHTEPKDMYLARVAAINGGVAQHAPALTVNRLCGSGLQAIVSAAQGVLLGDADIAIAGGAENMSRAPYSIPAARFGQRMGDMRAVDMMVGALNDPFQTIHMGVTAENVAAKYGISRDAQDALALESHRRASHAAKAGYFNAQILPVELIGSKKGTPVVFDHDEHVRHDASLDDFSKLRPVFVKENGTVTAGNASGINDAAAAVLLMERGVADKRGAKPLARLVAYAHAGVDPAYMGIGPVPATQKVLERAGLTVADLDVIEANEAFAAQACAVTKELGLDPAKVNPNGSGISLGHPIGATGAVITVKALYELQRVGGRYALVTMCIGGGQGIAAIFERI from the coding sequence ATGCAACGTGAAGTGGTGGTGGTGAGCGGCGTGCGTACCGCGATCGGCGATTTCGGCGGCAGCCTGAAGGACATCGCGCCGACCGAGCTCGGTGCGAAGGTCGTGCGCGAAGTATTGCAGCGTGCGCAGGTGTCGGGCGACGAGGTCGGCCATGTGGTGTTCGGCAATGTCGTGCACACGGAGCCGAAAGACATGTATCTCGCGCGCGTCGCCGCGATCAACGGCGGCGTCGCGCAACATGCGCCGGCGCTCACGGTCAACCGGCTGTGCGGTTCCGGGCTGCAGGCGATCGTGTCGGCCGCGCAGGGCGTGCTGCTCGGCGACGCGGACATCGCGATCGCGGGCGGCGCGGAGAACATGAGCCGCGCGCCGTATTCGATCCCGGCTGCGCGCTTCGGGCAGCGCATGGGCGACATGCGCGCGGTCGACATGATGGTCGGCGCGCTGAACGATCCGTTTCAGACGATCCACATGGGCGTGACGGCCGAGAACGTCGCGGCGAAGTACGGCATTTCGCGCGACGCGCAGGATGCGCTCGCGCTCGAATCGCACCGCCGCGCGTCGCATGCGGCGAAGGCCGGCTACTTCAACGCGCAGATCCTGCCGGTCGAGCTGATCGGCTCGAAGAAGGGCACGCCGGTCGTGTTCGATCACGACGAGCACGTGCGCCACGACGCGAGCCTGGATGACTTCTCGAAGCTGCGGCCCGTGTTCGTGAAGGAGAACGGCACGGTGACGGCCGGCAACGCGTCGGGCATCAACGACGCGGCGGCCGCGGTGCTGCTGATGGAGCGCGGCGTGGCCGACAAGCGCGGCGCGAAGCCGCTCGCGCGCCTCGTCGCATATGCGCACGCGGGCGTCGATCCGGCCTACATGGGGATCGGCCCCGTGCCGGCCACCCAAAAGGTGCTCGAACGCGCGGGGCTGACGGTCGCCGATCTCGACGTGATCGAGGCGAACGAGGCATTCGCCGCGCAGGCCTGCGCGGTGACGAAGGAACTGGGTCTCGACCCGGCAAAGGTGAATCCGAACGGGTCCGGCATTTCGCTCGGCCACCCGATCGGCGCGACGGGCGCGGTAATCACCGTCAAGGCACTGTACGAGTTGCAGCGCGTCGGCGGCCGTTACGCGCTCGTGACGATGTGCATCGGCGGCGGGCAGGGCATCGCCGCGATTTTCGAGCGAATCTGA
- the serB gene encoding phosphoserine phosphatase SerB, which translates to MTHNLVIQSLAPLSDAHHKPLLALSRGTRIVQTDDHALRIENANPAQRLDIDAYCGTHALDFGFVEAGRTLGDFGLAVMDMDSTLITIECIDEIADFCGLKTQVAEITEASMRGEIRDFNESLTRRVALLAGLDAQALERVYEERLQLSPGAETMLAGVKAAGMKTLLVSGGFTFFTERLKARLGLDYAHANTLEIVDGKLTGKVLGEIVNADVKARLLRETCASLGLAPSRAIAMGDGSNDLKMMAEAGLSVAFHAKPVVRDAATVAFDHVGLDGLLRLF; encoded by the coding sequence ATGACCCACAATCTCGTCATCCAGAGTCTTGCGCCGCTGTCGGACGCCCATCACAAACCGCTGCTCGCGCTGTCGCGCGGCACCCGCATCGTGCAGACCGACGATCATGCGCTGCGCATCGAAAACGCGAACCCGGCGCAGCGCCTCGACATCGACGCGTACTGCGGCACGCACGCGCTCGACTTCGGGTTCGTCGAGGCCGGCCGCACGCTCGGTGATTTCGGGCTGGCCGTGATGGACATGGATTCGACGCTGATCACGATCGAATGCATCGACGAGATCGCCGATTTCTGCGGGCTGAAAACGCAGGTCGCCGAGATCACCGAAGCGTCGATGCGCGGCGAGATCCGCGACTTCAACGAAAGCCTCACGCGCCGTGTCGCGCTGCTGGCCGGACTCGACGCGCAGGCGCTCGAACGCGTATACGAGGAACGGCTGCAACTGTCGCCGGGGGCCGAGACGATGCTTGCCGGCGTGAAGGCTGCCGGCATGAAGACGCTGCTCGTGTCGGGCGGCTTCACGTTCTTCACCGAGCGGCTGAAGGCCCGCCTCGGCCTCGACTACGCGCATGCGAACACGCTCGAGATCGTCGACGGCAAGCTGACCGGCAAGGTGCTCGGCGAGATCGTCAACGCCGACGTGAAGGCGCGCCTGCTGCGCGAGACGTGCGCGTCGCTCGGCCTTGCGCCGAGCCGCGCGATCGCGATGGGCGACGGGTCGAACGACCTGAAGATGATGGCCGAAGCCGGGCTGTCGGTCGCGTTCCACGCGAAGCCCGTCGTGCGCGACGCGGCGACGGTCGCGTTCGACCACGTCGGCCTCGACGGGCTGCTGCGGCTGTTCTGA
- the phaR gene encoding polyhydroxyalkanoate synthesis repressor PhaR, whose protein sequence is MTTTKKTAERLIKKYPNRRLYDTETSTYITLTDVKQLVLEQEDFKVVDAKSNEDLTRSILLQIILEEESGGVPMFSSSMLSQIIRFYGHAMQGMMGTYLEKNIQAFIDIQNKLSDQSKNLYDTNAMNPEVWSQFMNMQAPMMQGMMTSYIEQSKNMFVQMQEQMQNQAKSMLSAFPFKQPGESEPEKK, encoded by the coding sequence ATGACTACTACAAAGAAGACGGCCGAACGGCTCATCAAGAAGTACCCGAACCGCCGGCTCTACGATACCGAGACAAGCACGTACATTACGCTCACCGACGTGAAGCAACTCGTGCTGGAGCAGGAGGATTTCAAGGTCGTCGATGCGAAATCCAACGAAGACCTGACGCGCAGCATCCTCCTGCAGATCATTCTCGAAGAGGAAAGCGGTGGTGTGCCGATGTTCTCGTCGTCGATGCTGTCGCAGATCATCCGTTTCTATGGTCACGCGATGCAGGGCATGATGGGCACGTACCTGGAAAAGAACATCCAGGCGTTCATCGATATCCAGAACAAGCTCTCGGATCAGTCGAAGAACCTGTACGACACCAACGCAATGAATCCGGAAGTCTGGTCGCAGTTCATGAACATGCAGGCGCCGATGATGCAAGGGATGATGACGAGCTACATCGAGCAGTCGAAGAACATGTTCGTGCAGATGCAGGAGCAGATGCAGAACCAGGCGAAGTCGATGTTAAGCGCGTTCCCGTTCAAGCAGCCGGGCGAATCGGAGCCGGAGAAGAAGTAA
- a CDS encoding cystathionine beta-lyase, protein MTASTSKRALQTRIVQPDDVIPEGFRSFVPPVARASTVVFPDLATMRALVWHNDNQWRYGLHATPTSLTLAQRLAEIEGGTHALLQPSGLAAIMNVYFGIVKAGDDVLIPHNVYGPNADFGNWLAKDFGITVRFYDPLIGAGIADLIQPNTRLIWIEAPGSVTMEVPDVQAITTAAKARGIVTAIDNTYSAGLAFKPFEQGVDISVQALTKYQSGGSDVLMGATITADAELHAKLKLARMRCGIGVSVDDCSLVLRSLPSMQVRFDAHSKSALALAQWLKARPEIAAVLHPQIADCPGHASFVRDFTGAGGLFSVVFDERYSAEQVDRFVESLELFAIGWSWGGACSLAMPYDVASMRPDWPHRGTLVRFYVGLEDEADLRADIERAMQAALG, encoded by the coding sequence ATGACTGCATCCACTTCCAAGCGCGCGCTGCAAACCCGCATCGTTCAACCCGACGACGTCATTCCGGAAGGCTTCCGTTCGTTCGTGCCGCCGGTCGCGCGCGCATCGACGGTCGTGTTCCCCGATCTCGCGACGATGCGCGCGCTCGTCTGGCACAACGACAACCAGTGGCGCTACGGGCTGCATGCGACGCCGACGTCGCTCACGCTCGCGCAGCGGCTCGCCGAGATCGAGGGCGGCACGCATGCGCTGCTGCAGCCGTCGGGCCTCGCGGCGATCATGAACGTCTATTTCGGGATCGTGAAAGCGGGCGACGACGTGCTGATTCCGCACAACGTGTACGGGCCGAACGCCGATTTCGGCAACTGGCTCGCGAAGGATTTCGGCATTACCGTGCGCTTCTACGATCCGCTCATCGGCGCCGGCATCGCCGATCTGATCCAGCCGAACACGCGGCTGATCTGGATCGAGGCGCCCGGCTCGGTGACGATGGAAGTGCCCGACGTGCAGGCGATCACGACGGCCGCGAAGGCGCGCGGCATCGTCACCGCGATCGACAACACCTATTCGGCCGGGCTCGCGTTCAAGCCGTTCGAGCAGGGCGTCGACATCTCGGTGCAGGCGTTGACCAAGTACCAGTCGGGCGGCAGCGACGTGCTGATGGGCGCGACGATCACCGCGGACGCGGAACTGCACGCGAAGCTGAAGCTCGCGCGGATGCGCTGCGGGATCGGCGTGTCGGTCGACGATTGCTCGCTCGTGCTGCGCAGCCTGCCGAGCATGCAGGTGCGCTTCGACGCGCACAGCAAGAGCGCGCTCGCGCTCGCGCAATGGCTGAAGGCGCGGCCGGAGATCGCGGCGGTATTGCACCCGCAAATCGCCGACTGCCCGGGGCACGCATCGTTCGTGCGCGACTTCACGGGTGCGGGCGGGTTGTTCTCGGTGGTGTTCGACGAGCGCTACAGCGCGGAGCAGGTCGACCGCTTCGTCGAGTCGCTCGAACTGTTCGCGATCGGCTGGAGCTGGGGCGGCGCGTGCAGCCTCGCGATGCCTTACGACGTCGCGTCGATGCGTCCGGACTGGCCGCATCGCGGCACGCTGGTGCGTTTCTATGTCGGTCTCGAGGACGAAGCCGACTTGCGCGCAGACATCGAGCGCGCGATGCAGGCCGCACTCGGCTGA
- the rimO gene encoding 30S ribosomal protein S12 methylthiotransferase RimO: MSQSPKVGFVSLGCPKALVDSEQIITQLRAEGYEISGTYDGADLVVVNTCGFIDEAVQESLDAIGEALTENGKVIVTGCLGAKKSASGSGLIEEVHPKVLAVTGPHAVGEVMQAVHSHLPKPHDPFVDLVPAAGIKLTPRHYAYLKISEGCNHRCTFCIIPSMRGDLVSRPVAEVMLEAENLFKSGVKELLVISQDTSAYGVDVKYRTGFWNGKPIKTRMTDLVAALGELAAQYGAWVRLHYVYPYPSVDEVIPLMAEGPFKGHVLPYLDVPFQHAHPEVLKRMKRPANAEKVLERVQKWREICPDLTIRSTFIAGFPGETEAQFETLLDFIREAELDRVGCFAYSPVEGATANELDGALPDDVREARRARFMEVAEEVSANRIQRKVGKTLKVLIDEVSAEGGIGRTAADAPEIDGVVYVEPAAKASKRYKVGDFVSVKITGADGHDLWGEV, from the coding sequence ATGTCCCAATCCCCCAAAGTAGGGTTCGTATCCCTCGGGTGCCCGAAAGCGCTCGTCGACTCCGAACAAATCATCACGCAGTTGCGTGCCGAAGGTTATGAAATCTCCGGCACCTACGATGGCGCCGACCTCGTCGTCGTGAACACCTGCGGCTTCATCGACGAAGCCGTGCAGGAAAGCCTCGACGCGATCGGCGAAGCGTTGACCGAGAACGGCAAGGTGATCGTCACCGGCTGCCTCGGCGCGAAGAAGAGCGCGAGCGGCTCTGGCCTGATCGAGGAGGTCCATCCGAAGGTGCTCGCCGTTACGGGCCCGCACGCAGTAGGCGAAGTGATGCAGGCCGTGCATTCGCACCTGCCGAAGCCGCACGATCCGTTCGTCGACCTCGTGCCCGCGGCCGGCATCAAGCTCACGCCGCGCCACTACGCGTACCTGAAGATCTCCGAAGGCTGCAACCACCGCTGCACGTTCTGCATCATCCCGTCGATGCGCGGCGATCTCGTGTCGCGTCCGGTCGCCGAAGTGATGCTGGAAGCCGAGAACCTGTTCAAGTCGGGCGTGAAGGAACTGCTCGTGATCTCGCAGGACACGAGCGCGTACGGCGTCGACGTGAAGTACCGCACGGGCTTCTGGAACGGCAAGCCGATCAAGACGCGCATGACCGACCTGGTCGCCGCGCTCGGCGAACTCGCCGCGCAGTACGGCGCGTGGGTGCGCCTGCACTACGTGTATCCGTATCCGAGCGTCGACGAAGTGATACCGCTGATGGCCGAAGGTCCGTTCAAGGGCCACGTGCTGCCGTATCTCGACGTACCGTTCCAGCACGCGCACCCGGAAGTGCTGAAGCGCATGAAGCGTCCGGCGAACGCCGAGAAGGTGCTCGAGCGCGTGCAGAAGTGGCGCGAGATCTGCCCGGACCTGACGATCCGCAGCACGTTCATCGCGGGTTTCCCCGGCGAGACGGAAGCGCAGTTCGAAACGCTGCTCGACTTCATTCGCGAGGCGGAACTCGATCGCGTCGGCTGCTTCGCTTATTCGCCGGTCGAAGGCGCGACCGCGAACGAACTCGACGGCGCGCTGCCCGATGACGTCCGCGAAGCGCGCCGCGCGCGCTTCATGGAAGTCGCCGAGGAAGTGTCGGCGAACCGCATCCAGCGCAAGGTCGGCAAGACCCTCAAGGTGCTGATCGACGAAGTCAGCGCGGAAGGCGGCATCGGCCGCACGGCGGCGGATGCGCCGGAGATCGACGGCGTCGTCTATGTCGAGCCGGCCGCGAAGGCATCGAAACGCTACAAGGTCGGCGATTTCGTGTCGGTGAAGATCACGGGCGCCGATGGCCACGATCTGTGGGGCGAGGTGTAA